A genomic region of Desulfosarcina ovata subsp. ovata contains the following coding sequences:
- a CDS encoding AAA family ATPase: MNPSSYFAFDDFARALENLENAFRNENDRYLMLTGETGVGKTWLCRQLNTVLDRCRHRVFYFSHARHLSATALIRVLATWMRLPTRRSHSETLQGLISALGEHPHQLLLWFDEAHELADETLLEAKALAESDLDGSCPVRILLIGMPLLRDRVQAIAPLWRRIVVREELTGLTFDELPPFIEHHFGAENLQRICQQGLHILFERARGIPGLVVPRFKKILAENKSGGPIDPLFLDDMLQRWELT; this comes from the coding sequence ATGAACCCATCGTCCTACTTTGCCTTTGACGATTTTGCACGGGCGCTTGAAAACCTTGAAAACGCCTTTCGAAACGAAAACGACCGTTATCTGATGTTAACCGGCGAGACCGGTGTCGGTAAAACATGGCTGTGCCGGCAGTTGAACACCGTCCTAGACCGCTGCCGGCATCGCGTGTTCTATTTTTCTCACGCACGTCACCTGAGTGCAACCGCCCTGATCCGCGTGCTGGCAACCTGGATGAGACTGCCCACCCGACGCTCTCACAGCGAAACGCTCCAAGGCCTGATATCCGCCCTTGGCGAACACCCCCACCAGTTGCTGTTATGGTTCGACGAAGCACACGAACTGGCCGATGAAACCCTGCTGGAGGCAAAGGCGCTGGCCGAAAGCGACCTTGACGGCAGTTGCCCGGTACGCATCCTTTTAATCGGCATGCCTTTGCTGCGGGACAGAGTTCAGGCCATTGCCCCTTTGTGGCGGCGTATCGTGGTGCGCGAAGAGTTGACCGGTCTGACATTCGATGAACTGCCCCCTTTTATCGAACATCACTTCGGTGCCGAAAATCTGCAGCGCATCTGTCAGCAGGGGCTGCATATCCTGTTTGAACGCGCCAGAGGTATCCCGGGCCTGGTTGTCCCCAGGTTCAAAAAAATCCTGGCCGAAAACAAATCCGGCGGCCCCATCGATCCTTTGTTTCTCGACGACATGCTCCAACGCTGGGAACTGACATGA